From a single Candidatus Vogelbacteria bacterium genomic region:
- the fusA gene encoding elongation factor G, with product MSRDYPLEKVRNIGIIAHIDAGKTTTSERVLYYTGVSHKIGEVHEGEATMDWMEQERERGITITSAATTAFWTPTYAVGDESKKHRVNIIDTPGHVDFTAEVERSLKVLDGGVVVFDGVAGVEPQSETVWRQADKYNVPRICFINKMDRMGASFTKSFNSIIDRLTKNAVRVQIPLGEDDAHNGVIDLLRMKSYTFEGDMGMKIIEAEIPAEFQAEAEKYRAILVEKIAEQDEKLMNDYLEGKEISFDDLKRVLREATLKVALVPVFCGSALRNKGVQLVLDGVVDYLPSPLDIPPVKGVDPKTDEEIVRHSSDQEPLAALAFKLQSDPFVGQLTYVRVYSGVLSAGSYVYNSTTGDRERIGRVVRMHANHREEVENVYAGEIAAVVGLKNTKTSHTLCDETSPIILDKIEFPEPVVSMKIEPKTKADQEKMGMALKKLSDEDPTFKVKTDQETAETLIAGMGELHLEIIVDRMKREFNVEANVGKPQVAYKETITGESEAEGKYIKQSGGKGQYGHVRIRIKPLDKTLKIEDAPKNTTREADFEFINSIKGGAIPQEFITPVEKGIREGLERGVQAGFKLVDVSVELYDGSYHDVDSSEMAFKMAGSMALQDAAKRAKPVLLEPVMKVEVVVPEKFMGDITGNLSSKRGQIESMEDRGNLKVIRAKVPMSEMFGYVTNLRSMTEGRGTFAMEFAEYAIIPTNVAQTIIEGRK from the coding sequence ATGTCTCGCGACTATCCACTAGAGAAGGTTCGTAATATTGGAATTATTGCCCACATTGACGCTGGTAAGACTACTACTTCAGAGCGTGTTTTGTACTATACAGGTGTTTCTCACAAAATTGGTGAAGTACACGAAGGAGAAGCGACTATGGACTGGATGGAACAAGAACGAGAAAGAGGTATTACTATTACTTCAGCTGCCACTACGGCTTTTTGGACTCCAACCTATGCCGTTGGTGATGAATCAAAAAAACACCGAGTAAATATTATTGATACTCCTGGTCACGTGGATTTTACAGCGGAAGTAGAGAGAAGTCTGAAAGTTTTGGATGGCGGAGTGGTGGTGTTTGATGGAGTGGCTGGAGTAGAACCACAATCAGAAACTGTTTGGCGTCAAGCTGATAAATACAATGTCCCTCGAATCTGTTTTATAAACAAGATGGATCGTATGGGTGCTTCTTTTACTAAGTCTTTCAATTCGATTATTGACCGATTGACCAAGAATGCTGTTCGAGTCCAAATTCCTTTGGGTGAAGATGATGCTCATAACGGAGTGATTGATCTACTTAGAATGAAATCATATACCTTTGAAGGGGATATGGGTATGAAAATTATTGAAGCCGAAATTCCGGCAGAGTTTCAAGCTGAGGCTGAGAAATATCGAGCTATTTTGGTAGAAAAAATCGCTGAACAGGATGAAAAGTTGATGAATGACTACCTAGAGGGTAAGGAAATTAGTTTTGATGATTTGAAACGAGTTTTACGTGAGGCTACTTTGAAAGTGGCTTTGGTGCCAGTTTTCTGTGGTTCCGCTCTCCGAAACAAAGGAGTGCAATTAGTACTCGATGGGGTGGTTGATTATTTACCGTCACCATTAGATATTCCACCAGTTAAAGGAGTTGATCCAAAAACCGACGAAGAAATTGTTCGTCACTCTTCTGATCAAGAGCCATTGGCAGCTTTAGCTTTTAAACTCCAAAGTGACCCCTTTGTTGGTCAGTTAACTTACGTCCGAGTATATTCAGGTGTTTTGTCGGCTGGCTCTTATGTTTACAATTCAACGACTGGTGATAGAGAACGAATCGGTCGGGTAGTTAGAATGCACGCTAACCATCGAGAAGAAGTAGAAAATGTTTATGCTGGAGAAATTGCTGCTGTTGTTGGTTTGAAAAATACTAAAACTTCTCACACTTTGTGTGATGAAACCAGTCCAATTATTTTGGATAAAATTGAGTTCCCAGAACCGGTTGTGTCTATGAAGATTGAGCCAAAAACTAAAGCCGATCAAGAAAAGATGGGTATGGCTCTTAAGAAACTATCTGACGAGGATCCAACTTTCAAAGTGAAGACTGATCAAGAAACAGCGGAAACTCTGATTGCTGGAATGGGTGAACTGCACCTAGAAATTATCGTTGATCGTATGAAGCGAGAGTTTAATGTGGAAGCTAATGTTGGTAAACCACAAGTAGCCTACAAAGAGACTATTACTGGTGAATCAGAAGCAGAAGGTAAGTACATCAAACAATCTGGAGGTAAGGGTCAATATGGTCACGTTCGGATTCGAATTAAACCACTTGATAAGACTTTGAAGATTGAAGATGCACCTAAAAACACTACTCGAGAGGCTGATTTTGAATTTATTAACTCGATTAAAGGTGGTGCTATTCCTCAAGAATTTATTACGCCGGTAGAAAAAGGTATTCGTGAAGGTTTGGAGCGGGGAGTCCAAGCGGGCTTCAAGTTGGTGGACGTTTCCGTTGAGCTTTACGATGGTTCTTATCACGATGTGGACTCTTCAGAAATGGCCTTCAAAATGGCTGGTTCGATGGCGCTACAAGATGCCGCTAAAAGAGCTAAACCAGTTTTGCTAGAGCCAGTCATGAAGGTGGAAGTGGTGGTCCCAGAAAAATTCATGGGAGATATTACTGGAAACTTATCATCTAAGCGTGGCCAAATCGAAAGTATGGAAGATCGAGGTAACTTAAAAGTTATTCGAGCTAAAGTACCAATGTCAGAAATGTTTGGTTATGTGACCAATTTACGCTCTATGACTGAAGGTCGTGGTACTTTTGCAATGGAATTTGCTGAATACGCAATTATTCCAACAAACGTAGCGCAGACTATCATTGAAGGTAGAAAATAA
- the rpsG gene encoding 30S ribosomal protein S7: MRRKVNYKRDLKPDLMYNSTNVEKLINYIMQEGKKNTARKVVYDAFKHVEEKLKTSPVEIFESALKNVAPQMEVRSKRIGGANYQVPHEVRPERRLALSLRWIIEAAKTKKGSPMSQRLANELVSAFNNEGEAVKKRENVHKMAEANRAFAHFAWANRG; the protein is encoded by the coding sequence ATGAGACGTAAAGTTAACTACAAAAGAGATTTAAAGCCAGATTTGATGTACAACTCAACTAACGTTGAGAAGCTGATTAACTATATTATGCAAGAAGGTAAAAAGAATACCGCTCGCAAAGTGGTTTATGATGCTTTCAAACATGTAGAAGAAAAACTAAAAACTTCACCAGTGGAGATTTTTGAATCTGCTTTGAAGAATGTTGCTCCACAAATGGAAGTTCGATCTAAGAGAATTGGTGGTGCTAACTATCAAGTGCCTCACGAAGTTCGTCCAGAACGTCGCTTGGCTTTATCTTTACGTTGGATTATTGAAGCCGCTAAAACTAAAAAAGGTTCACCAATGAGTCAGCGTCTAGCTAACGAATTAGTGTCTGCTTTCAACAACGAAGGTGAGGCGGTGAAGAAGAGAGAGAATGTTCACAAGATGGCTGAAGCAAACCGAGCTTTTGCTCACTTTGCTTGGGCTAATCGAGGCTAA
- the rpsL gene encoding 30S ribosomal protein S12 yields the protein MPTINQLIRKPRKEVKRKTKSIAMSRGFNTLKNKPVFYPSPFKRGVCLLVKTTTPKKPNSALRKIARVRLTNGMEVTAYIPGEGHNLQEHSVVMIRGGRVKDLPGVRYHIVRGVLDAAGVDKRRQSRSLYGNKRPKAAK from the coding sequence ATGCCAACAATCAATCAGCTGATCCGAAAACCTCGAAAAGAGGTTAAAAGAAAGACTAAATCAATCGCGATGTCTCGTGGTTTTAACACGCTTAAAAACAAGCCTGTTTTTTACCCATCACCATTTAAGCGAGGGGTTTGTTTGTTGGTTAAAACTACTACTCCTAAGAAACCAAACTCGGCTTTACGTAAAATTGCTCGTGTGCGCCTAACTAATGGTATGGAAGTGACTGCTTATATTCCTGGTGAAGGTCACAATTTGCAAGAACACTCTGTGGTTATGATTCGTGGTGGTCGTGTTAAAGACTTGCCGGGTGTTCGTTATCACATTGTTCGTGGTGTTCTCGATGCGGCTGGTGTTGACAAGCGTCGTCAAAGTCGTAGTTTGTATGGTAACAAGCGACCAAAAGCGGCTAAATAA
- a CDS encoding site-2 protease family protein: MSIDTIFFVLILIMSVVIHEVAHGYMALFLGDQTAKLAGRLTLNPIPHIDPLGSIILPLLLSLLPGGLIFGWAKPVPFNPYNLRAGNWGPALVAAAGPASNLFIAVIFGLIIQNSLVLGLSPAVISISGSVVMMNIVLALFNLIPVPPLDGSKILFAILPYKWRYIENLLASNQILIILVVLFGASALISPLVSVLFKLLTGGLLG, translated from the coding sequence ATGTCTATTGATACTATCTTTTTTGTCCTGATTTTAATCATGTCAGTGGTCATTCACGAGGTGGCTCATGGTTATATGGCTTTGTTTTTAGGTGACCAGACAGCCAAACTGGCTGGTCGTCTGACTCTTAACCCTATACCTCATATTGATCCTTTGGGCTCTATTATATTACCTTTACTACTAAGCTTATTACCAGGTGGTCTCATTTTTGGTTGGGCCAAGCCGGTACCTTTCAATCCTTATAATCTTCGAGCTGGTAACTGGGGCCCCGCCTTGGTTGCGGCAGCGGGGCCAGCTTCCAATCTATTTATAGCGGTTATTTTTGGTTTAATTATTCAAAATAGTCTTGTTTTAGGGTTGTCTCCAGCGGTTATTTCTATTTCTGGTTCAGTGGTAATGATGAACATTGTCTTGGCTTTATTCAATTTAATCCCGGTCCCACCGCTAGACGGTTCCAAAATCCTATTTGCGATCTTGCCTTACAAATGGCGTTATATTGAAAACTTATTGGCTAGCAATCAGATTTTGATCATTTTGGTGGTTTTATTTGGGGCTAGTGCACTTATTTCACCCCTAGTCTCGGTGTTATTCAAACTGTTGACCGGCGGGTTATTGGGTTAG
- a CDS encoding 50S ribosomal protein L28: MKACPLCNKGTQMVGGYSNRIRATKYNQTGKNRKYPNLQWAPLAAGGRLKICTSCLKKGKHLTDIQTVI, translated from the coding sequence ATGAAAGCTTGCCCATTATGTAATAAAGGTACCCAGATGGTCGGAGGTTACTCCAACCGTATTCGTGCTACCAAATACAACCAAACTGGCAAAAACCGCAAGTATCCCAACCTCCAATGGGCGCCTCTAGCCGCTGGTGGACGTCTAAAAATCTGTACTTCTTGTCTTAAAAAAGGTAAACACTTAACTGACATTCAGACTGTAATTTAA
- a CDS encoding MBL fold metallo-hydrolase, which translates to MKKTRWLILTTLIIITSLVWLFIWQTTNRGLRVSFLNIGQGDAIFIEAPNGNQMLIDGGAGKVVLSELGQVIPWSDRFIDLVVATHPDADHIGGLYFVLDRFQIGALLESGVSADTQIYKRLESELITNQVPQILARRGMKVILDKDVTFTVLYPDQDTTKMETNDASIVGRLEYKGTSFYLNGDSPLKVENYLTQKDGSQIQSTVLKVGHHGSRTSTGQSFLEVVDPVYAVISAGKNNRYGHPHPEVVEKLENKNIKILSTAEDGRITFKIFPQS; encoded by the coding sequence ATGAAAAAAACTCGCTGGCTGATATTAACTACTCTGATAATTATAACGAGTTTGGTCTGGTTATTCATTTGGCAAACAACTAATCGGGGGTTGCGGGTGTCTTTTCTTAACATAGGTCAGGGCGATGCTATTTTTATTGAAGCGCCGAATGGTAATCAAATGTTGATTGATGGTGGTGCTGGAAAAGTAGTTTTATCGGAGTTGGGTCAAGTCATACCCTGGTCCGATCGGTTTATTGACCTAGTGGTCGCTACACACCCGGACGCGGATCATATTGGCGGTTTATATTTTGTTTTAGATCGATTCCAAATAGGTGCTCTATTAGAGTCGGGAGTTTCGGCGGACACTCAAATTTATAAACGATTAGAATCTGAGCTTATTACTAATCAGGTGCCCCAAATATTGGCTCGCCGGGGGATGAAAGTAATATTAGACAAAGATGTGACTTTTACTGTTTTGTATCCTGATCAAGACACGACCAAAATGGAAACGAACGACGCTTCCATTGTCGGCCGATTGGAATACAAAGGCACTTCTTTTTATTTAAACGGCGATTCGCCACTGAAGGTGGAAAATTATTTAACTCAGAAAGATGGTAGTCAGATTCAGTCGACGGTTCTTAAAGTTGGACACCATGGCTCACGTACCTCGACTGGTCAAAGTTTTTTGGAAGTTGTTGATCCTGTTTATGCAGTGATTTCCGCTGGTAAAAATAATCGCTATGGGCATCCCCACCCAGAAGTGGTTGAGAAGTTAGAAAACAAAAATATTAAAATCTTATCAACCGCTGAAGATGGTAGAATTACATTTAAGATATTTCCCCAAAGTTAA